In the genome of Coxiella burnetii, the window CCTCATTATTTAAATATTGATGATGAAGAAATTCTGTGGAGTCGAGTCCAAAGAATATTACATTCAAAACATAATGACGCTATTGAAATTTGCATTAATTTATATCTCACCGTTGATAACGAATATCTTTTAAACAACCGAAAACAAAATTTATTACAATACGCCTACAACGCTCCCAGTTTGTTACCAAAGGAATTAGCATTTGATTTTCTAAAAGAAGCGTTATCTCCTATGCAAATAGATACGGCCACCATTGATCTCCTTCATTATTTTATTCCCGATTATTTGGATAGCTTCAAAAATCAGAAACGACAGACTGAGGTTGAACTTATCTTAAAATCCAAGGCAGCGCGCTCTATTGAAAAATTCCTCAAGGAGATCTTTTCGCCCTAGCCAAAACAAAAGTAGGCGAGAATTTAATAAAAGAATGCGGGTCTGCTTATGCCATGAAAATTCTCTCCACCTTAACCGCCAATGAGGTGCCTCAACATCAAGGTAAAACCTCACGACCGGAATTATCCATAACCAAAGCGTCGTCGCAGACGCTTTACAAGCCAACTGTCCTTAAGAGGAAAAAATGAAAACTCCGTGGAAGACGCCGTAAAAAAACCTCGTATTTCGCTGTGCTAAAAAAATCACTTTAAAAGAAGGATATCAAAAACGCCTACACCGCGACCGGTGCTTTAATAGCGGGATGTGGGTGATAATTCACGATGGAAAAATCGTTAAAATTATAATCGTATAAGGATGAAGGATCACGGTTGATGATTAATTGAGGTAAAGCACGTGGCTCGCGCGACAATTGGGTGCTTACTTGGTCTTGATGGGTATTATAAATATGACAATCTCCGCCAGACCAAATAAATTCACCCGCTTTTAAATTGCATTGTCGCGCGATCAGGTGAGTTAAAAGTGAATAAGAAGCAATATTAAACGGCACGCCTAAAAAAGCGTCGGCTGAACGTTGCGTTAATTTACAAGAAAGAAAACCATCCGCCACATAAAATTGAAAAAGTAAATGACAGGGTGGCAATGCCATTTGATCAAGTTCACCGACATTCCAGGCGCTGACAATTAAACGCCGTGAATCGGGGTTAGTTTTTATTTCGCGAATTAATCGTTGCATTTGATCGACGGTGCGACCATCCGGGCAGTGCCAGCGACGCCATTGTTTGCCATAAATCGGACCTAAATCGCCGTTTTCATCGGCCCATTCATCCCAAATGGTTACACCATTGTCGTTTAAAAACTGAATATTCGTGTCACCCCGTAAAAACCATAACAATTCATAAATAACACTTTTCAAATGGATTTTCTTAGTGGTAACTAACGGAAAACCTTCCCGCAGATTAAAGCGCATTTCGTAGCCAAAAACACTTTTCGTTCCTATTCCGGTCCGGTCCGTTTTAGCGACTCCGTGATCAAGGATAAATTGCAAAAAATTAAGATATTCTTTCATCGAACCACCGCTATAACGGGCACGCGTGCAGAGGCTTTCACGGCCGCCGGCGACATATGCGTTTGCGCCACCATAGTCGTTAATAAAATTAGCCATAAAACCCAAATAACGGCCATGATATGCGGCATTGCCATTCGTTTAATTAACCAAAAAGCAGTTGCTACAACAAAACCAGCGACAACGGGGATAATTAATAATGAAATCATATTCTGAATCAAGCGACCGGCTGGATCATCGGAAAAAATCAGATGAAGCGTCCTGGCAATGTAATTATGAATATATACCAGTCCATCCAAAACGTGACTCAATTCGATTCTAAAAAAAATGGCGGCTAAGGAAAGTAATACCAAAAGTATAAATTGTTTAATCATTTTAACGCTCCTTGTGTCGATAAGCCCACCATAAGGCAAAACCACCGATGATAATCATCGGCAGTGATAATTCTTGCCCCCTGGTCAGCCAACCAAATGCAACAAATCCGAGTTGCGGATCCGGTTGTCGAAAAAATTCCGCAGTAAAGCGGAATAATCCGTAACATAACAAGAATAAAGACGATACCGCAAACCGGGGCCGAAGCTTAGCTGAAAACCACCATATTACAATAAATAAAAGCACCCCTTCCAGCAAAAATTCATAAAGTTGAGAAGGATGCCGCGGCAAAGGTCCCGCATTGGGAAATACCATACCCCAGGGAACCGTCGTCACACGCCCCCATAATTCACCGTTAATAAAATTGCCGATACGACCCGCTGCCAAACCCAATGGCACTAAAGGAACCACAAAATCAGTAACATCCATCCAGCGTTTGTGAGTTCGTCGACTGAAAATCCAAGTCGTAACAATAACGCCGATGAGACCCCCGTGAAACGACATTCCGCCACGCCACACTTGAAAAAGCGTTAACGGATTGGCGATAAAATTGGAAAAATCATAGAAAAGCATGTATCCCAGCCGCCCGCCGATGATAAGCCCTAAAGCGCCATAAAAAATTAAATCGCCAACTTGCTGGGCAGTCCAATGACGTTTCGGATCTCGCGCGCGGTATAACGCAAGTCCCCAGGCCATTGCAAATCCAACGAGGTACATAAGCCCATACCAATGAACTTTAAGCGGGCCAAGTCGAAAGGCCACGGGATCGATGTGCGGGTAATAAAGCATGGGTCATTATGCTATCACAGAGCAGGGAGAAACAGCTATTTTCTAAAAGCGTTTTTACCGTCCGGCGCGAATTAAACCGCCTAAACCAGCTTCTTCCAGCGTATGCTCCATCAGTAAGCGGATGTCTTTCGGGTCATCCATTTTTAACGCTTCATCCAACAATTCTTTAGCGTGTGCCATCTCAAAATTACGAATCACCCATTTAACACGCGGCAGTATTCGGGCGTTCATACTTAATGTGTCAAACCCCATCGCTAACAAAAGAATAACCGCTAACGGATCGCCGGCCATTTCACCGCAGATACTTACAGGTTTCCCCGCGCGGTGGCCGGCTTTCACCACGATTTTTAAAGCTTGTAAAACGGCCGGATGCAATCCGTCATAAAGGTTGGCCACCCGAGGATTATTTCGATCGACCGCTAATAAATATTGAATCAAATCATTACTGCCAACCGATAGAAAATCCACACGCTTTGCTAATTCAAAAGCCTGATACACAGTCGCCGGCACTTCAATCATCAATCCCACGGAAGGTAGCTCCACATTGATACCTTCTTCAATTAATTCATCGCGCGCTTGATTAATCATGCGGGTGGCTGTTTCCACTTCATTAATTGAGGTGATCATCGGTAATAATACCGATAAATTATTCAGCCCTTCACTGGCGTGCAACATCGCGCGCACTTGTTGTAAAAAAATTTCGGGGTGATCCAAAGTCACTCGAATACCCCGCCATCCCAAAAAAGGGTTGTCCTCCTCCACTGAAAAATAAGGAAGCGTTTTATCGCCACCGATATCGAGCGTGCGCATAATAACGGGTCGCGGTGCGAAAGTATTTAATAATTGCCGATACATAATGCGTTGCTCTTCTTCACTGGGAAATCGATCCCGGATCATAAAGGGCATTTCCGTTCGATATAAGCCAACGCCTTCGGCGCCCACGCTTAATGACAAACCTCCCTCAATGGCAAGTCCCGTATTCACATAGAGCGCCAGCGCGTGTCCATCCTTTGTTTCAGCCGGTAATTCACGCAACGCTTGTAATTCTTCATCTAATTGTTGTTCTTCTTCGGCTAGCGCTTTAAATTCTTTTTTAATCTCCGCTGAGGGCGACAAATAAATTTGCCCGTTATACCCGTCAACAATAATTTCTTGCTCGCCCAGTTTAAAAAGGGGTGTACCGCGAACACCCATCACGGCCGGCAACCCTAATGCGCGCGCTAGAATTGCCACGTGTGAGTTGCTTGATCCAGTTCCAGATATCACACCGCGTAAACGATCCTGGGGCACTTCAATGAGTGACGTGGCAGTCACTTCTTCACTCACTAAAATAGTGTTTTTAGGATACTCTAATTCTTCTTGCTCGCTAAACTGCAAATGAGCGAGGATACGTCGGCCTAAATCGCGAAAATCCGCTGCCCGCTCACGCAAATAAGGGTCTTCCAACGATTCAAAATGCAATACATGTTTTTTGATAATGCGTTTTAATGCGCCCTGAGCCCATTGTCCTTCTTTAATTTCATGGATCACTTCGTTAATAAAAGTGCGACTATCCAAGAGACGAAGATAAGCATCAAAGAGCGCATTTTCGGCAACGCTTAAGGAGTTTTTTGCGCGCGCTTGCAACGTTTGAATTTCATCACGCGCCGCAGCCAGCGCCGCTTCAAAATCAGAAACTTCAGCTTCAATATCGGTAATTTCTTGATCGGGCACAGCGTCTAAATCCGCCGGCGGATAAACAATCATGGCTGTGCCGATCGCGACTCCTGACGAACCGGGCACACCGT includes:
- a CDS encoding thymidylate synthase, encoding MKEYLNFLQFILDHGVAKTDRTGIGTKSVFGYEMRFNLREGFPLVTTKKIHLKSVIYELLWFLRGDTNIQFLNDNGVTIWDEWADENGDLGPIYGKQWRRWHCPDGRTVDQMQRLIREIKTNPDSRRLIVSAWNVGELDQMALPPCHLLFQFYVADGFLSCKLTQRSADAFLGVPFNIASYSLLTHLIARQCNLKAGEFIWSGGDCHIYNTHQDQVSTQLSREPRALPQLIINRDPSSLYDYNFNDFSIVNYHPHPAIKAPVAV
- the lgt gene encoding prolipoprotein diacylglyceryl transferase — protein: MLYYPHIDPVAFRLGPLKVHWYGLMYLVGFAMAWGLALYRARDPKRHWTAQQVGDLIFYGALGLIIGGRLGYMLFYDFSNFIANPLTLFQVWRGGMSFHGGLIGVIVTTWIFSRRTHKRWMDVTDFVVPLVPLGLAAGRIGNFINGELWGRVTTVPWGMVFPNAGPLPRHPSQLYEFLLEGVLLFIVIWWFSAKLRPRFAVSSLFLLCYGLFRFTAEFFRQPDPQLGFVAFGWLTRGQELSLPMIIIGGFALWWAYRHKER
- the ptsP gene encoding phosphoenolpyruvate--protein phosphotransferase; the protein is MNMLKILRQITQEVNAAPNLEQALKLVVVRLCEALPADACSLFICDDVHGEYVLMATQGLNSKQVGKLRLKFGEGLIGLVGEREEPINLADAPLHPAYKHRPELGEEDYHGFLGIPIIEQGELLGILVIQQLESHHFAEEEEAFCVTLAIHLAAEIAHARAKGALEKLGARKRRRRKTETVLYGVPGSSGVAIGTAMIVYPPADLDAVPDQEITDIEAEVSDFEAALAAARDEIQTLQARAKNSLSVAENALFDAYLRLLDSRTFINEVIHEIKEGQWAQGALKRIIKKHVLHFESLEDPYLRERAADFRDLGRRILAHLQFSEQEELEYPKNTILVSEEVTATSLIEVPQDRLRGVISGTGSSNSHVAILARALGLPAVMGVRGTPLFKLGEQEIIVDGYNGQIYLSPSAEIKKEFKALAEEEQQLDEELQALRELPAETKDGHALALYVNTGLAIEGGLSLSVGAEGVGLYRTEMPFMIRDRFPSEEEQRIMYRQLLNTFAPRPVIMRTLDIGGDKTLPYFSVEEDNPFLGWRGIRVTLDHPEIFLQQVRAMLHASEGLNNLSVLLPMITSINEVETATRMINQARDELIEEGINVELPSVGLMIEVPATVYQAFELAKRVDFLSVGSNDLIQYLLAVDRNNPRVANLYDGLHPAVLQALKIVVKAGHRAGKPVSICGEMAGDPLAVILLLAMGFDTLSMNARILPRVKWVIRNFEMAHAKELLDEALKMDDPKDIRLLMEHTLEEAGLGGLIRAGR